One part of the Myxococcales bacterium genome encodes these proteins:
- a CDS encoding type II secretion system F family protein — translation MATTAFIYEARARSGEVKKGVIEAESPEAVEEKLKLQLLTPVSIKKQPKQLSFSFGSGVKTSDIVIFTRLFATMIDAGLPIVQCLDILSSQAENKAFGKILGQVKASVEGGLTLSDALKRHPRIFDQLFVNLVAAGEVGGILDTILQRLSQYMEKATKLRRRVKGAMTYPIAVLGISALVVVVLLTKVIPVFEKMFKEFGGGKLPAPTQFVIDISHAMIEYLPYIIVTLVGSVFAWRWAMRTKKGRRTFDQVVLKLPVLGAVIRKVVVARFTRTMGTLLASGVPILEAMDIVGKTAGNTIVQEGLNYTRTKISEGKDMATPLMETALMPPMVVQMIAVGEQTGALDNMLNKIADFYEEEVDVAVASMTSLLEPMIMVVLGTVIGGLVLAMYMPVFEMAGNVKAG, via the coding sequence TCATCGAGGCGGAGAGCCCGGAGGCCGTCGAGGAGAAGCTCAAGCTTCAACTGCTCACGCCCGTTTCGATCAAGAAGCAGCCGAAGCAGCTCTCTTTCAGCTTCGGCTCGGGCGTCAAGACCAGCGACATCGTCATCTTCACGCGGCTCTTTGCCACCATGATCGACGCGGGCTTGCCCATCGTTCAATGCCTCGACATTCTCTCGAGCCAGGCTGAGAACAAGGCGTTCGGAAAGATCCTTGGCCAGGTCAAGGCCAGCGTCGAGGGCGGATTGACGCTGTCGGACGCGCTCAAAAGACATCCTCGAATCTTCGACCAGCTCTTCGTGAACTTGGTCGCAGCTGGTGAGGTCGGCGGCATCCTCGACACGATCCTGCAGCGCTTGTCTCAGTACATGGAGAAGGCCACGAAGCTGCGGCGCCGGGTCAAAGGCGCCATGACCTACCCCATCGCCGTGCTGGGGATCTCGGCGTTGGTGGTGGTGGTCTTGCTGACCAAGGTCATTCCCGTGTTCGAGAAGATGTTCAAGGAGTTCGGGGGCGGCAAGCTACCCGCACCCACCCAGTTCGTGATCGACATTTCCCACGCGATGATCGAGTACCTGCCGTACATCATCGTCACGCTCGTGGGGTCCGTGTTCGCTTGGCGGTGGGCCATGAGAACAAAGAAGGGCCGCCGCACCTTCGATCAAGTGGTTCTCAAGCTGCCGGTGCTCGGTGCCGTGATCCGGAAAGTCGTGGTGGCCCGGTTTACGCGCACCATGGGAACTCTGCTCGCCTCGGGCGTTCCCATTCTCGAGGCGATGGACATCGTGGGAAAGACGGCGGGGAACACGATCGTTCAGGAGGGTCTGAATTACACCCGCACGAAGATCTCCGAGGGCAAAGACATGGCTACCCCGCTCATGGAGACGGCTCTCATGCCGCCCATGGTCGTGCAAATGATCGCGGTGGGTGAACAAACGGGCGCTCTCGACAACATGCTGAACAAGATCGCTGACTTCTATGAAGAAGAGGTCGACGTGGCCGTGGCCTCGATGACCAGCTTGCTCGAACCCATGATCATGGTGGTCCTGGGCACGGTCATCGGCGGCCTCGTGCTCGCGATGTACATGCCGGTGTTCGAGATGGCGGGCAACGTCAAGGCCGGATGA
- a CDS encoding DUF3127 domain-containing protein — translation MGYQATGRLLKKFDTNQISDRFRKREFVLELADGKYPQTVMFQLTGDRCEQLDSYEEGQTVEVEFSLRGREWTSPKGEVKYFNTLDVWQVSGPQKGAGGRDEEPLPEFMESMDDVPF, via the coding sequence ATGGGTTACCAAGCGACGGGTCGGCTGCTCAAGAAGTTCGATACGAATCAGATCTCGGATCGGTTTCGCAAGCGCGAGTTCGTGCTCGAGCTGGCCGACGGCAAGTATCCACAAACCGTGATGTTTCAGCTCACCGGCGACCGCTGCGAGCAGCTGGACAGCTACGAGGAGGGGCAGACCGTCGAGGTCGAGTTCAGCCTGCGCGGCCGGGAATGGACGAGCCCCAAGGGCGAGGTGAAGTACTTCAACACCCTCGACGTGTGGCAGGTGAGCGGCCCTCAGAAGGGCGCCGGGGGGCGGGACGAAGAGCCCTTGCCCGAGTTCATGGAGTCGATGGACGACGTTCCGTTCTGA
- a CDS encoding PAS domain-containing protein, giving the protein MSTAGDSAGSGRPFAKGDGSTTTGGDTEAGAADSGRFTPIPTPVGLERASTGGDDGRKQLRRREALRTVVYLMLFRVGLATLLLGALVAVALANGSAETLTGPSGRFALTLLVGTYVVSLVYGLVVKRVTDLVRFAYVQMGVDLLFVTVLVHGTGGVQSGFHFLYLIDIVAVALLPARRGVLWVSLAAGGALTLVSLAGYLQWLPELPGQTLAPWDVSRRELLFRLVLNLAGVAAVGALGLSLAAQSREAGEKLQRHEQYAGDLASLHENTIRCLSSGLVTVDREGVITSVNEAACEILGITRRAGVGQPLAMRVPGLSALLDEVGLVGNVRRQEVDAVRPDGAVRRLGVSATPLSDHTGRVIGRVIHFQDLTELRRMEVAVARSERLASIGRLAAGVAHEIRNPLASISGSVEVLRTLPEADGDAKKLIDITVREVDRLNELISALLDYARPPCQERNPLLLTELVEEVVRAFRSGQPEGTVEVVLDAEPDVTVQGAAGQLRQVLWNLLRNAGEAMPSGGCVHVTLSQDELTSGQREAVLTVSDAGIGISPGDQEHIFEPFFTKGKKGGTGLGLATVARAVEDHRGTIEVQSTPGRGTSITVRLPLARPASASPPAPPRAHRPAA; this is encoded by the coding sequence GTGAGCACCGCGGGCGACAGCGCCGGCTCGGGCCGCCCCTTCGCAAAAGGGGATGGCTCGACGACGACGGGGGGTGACACCGAGGCCGGGGCCGCGGACTCGGGCCGCTTCACCCCCATCCCCACGCCCGTGGGCCTCGAGAGGGCGAGCACGGGCGGCGACGACGGGCGCAAGCAGCTGAGGCGGCGCGAAGCGCTGCGCACCGTGGTCTACCTGATGCTGTTTCGGGTGGGCCTGGCCACGCTGCTCCTGGGCGCGTTGGTGGCGGTGGCCCTGGCGAACGGCAGCGCGGAGACCCTGACGGGCCCTTCGGGCCGCTTTGCCCTCACGCTGCTCGTGGGGACCTACGTGGTGAGCCTGGTCTACGGGCTCGTGGTCAAGCGCGTGACCGATCTGGTGCGCTTCGCGTACGTGCAGATGGGGGTCGACCTGCTGTTCGTGACCGTGCTCGTGCATGGCACCGGCGGCGTGCAGAGCGGGTTTCATTTTCTTTACCTGATTGACATCGTGGCGGTGGCCCTCCTTCCCGCGCGCCGCGGGGTTCTGTGGGTCTCGCTGGCCGCCGGGGGTGCTCTGACCCTGGTCTCTCTCGCCGGTTATCTGCAGTGGTTGCCCGAGCTGCCGGGCCAGACCCTGGCGCCCTGGGACGTCTCCCGGCGCGAGCTGCTCTTTCGCCTGGTGCTGAACCTGGCGGGGGTGGCCGCAGTGGGAGCCCTGGGCTTGTCGCTGGCGGCCCAATCGCGAGAGGCCGGCGAGAAGCTCCAGCGGCACGAGCAGTACGCGGGCGATCTGGCCTCGTTGCACGAAAACACGATTCGCTGCTTGTCGTCGGGTTTGGTAACGGTGGATCGCGAAGGCGTGATCACGTCCGTCAACGAAGCGGCCTGTGAGATTTTGGGGATCACGAGGCGGGCCGGGGTGGGCCAGCCGTTGGCGATGCGGGTACCGGGTTTGTCGGCGTTGCTCGATGAGGTGGGGCTGGTGGGAAACGTGCGGCGCCAGGAGGTGGATGCGGTACGGCCTGACGGGGCCGTGCGCAGGTTGGGGGTGTCGGCCACGCCGCTTTCGGATCACACCGGCCGCGTGATCGGTCGTGTGATCCACTTCCAGGATCTCACGGAGCTCAGGCGCATGGAGGTGGCCGTGGCGCGCTCGGAACGGCTGGCCAGCATCGGACGCCTGGCGGCGGGTGTTGCCCACGAGATTCGCAACCCCCTGGCCAGCATCTCGGGGTCGGTGGAGGTGCTGCGAACGCTGCCCGAAGCCGATGGCGATGCCAAAAAACTGATCGACATCACCGTCCGCGAAGTGGACCGGTTGAACGAGCTGATCTCGGCGCTGCTCGACTACGCCCGGCCACCCTGCCAGGAACGTAACCCCCTTCTCCTGACCGAGCTTGTGGAGGAGGTCGTGCGCGCCTTTCGCTCGGGGCAGCCCGAGGGCACGGTGGAGGTGGTACTTGACGCAGAGCCCGACGTCACCGTGCAGGGCGCGGCGGGCCAGCTACGGCAGGTGCTTTGGAACCTCCTGCGCAATGCGGGAGAAGCCATGCCGTCGGGAGGCTGCGTTCACGTCACGTTGAGCCAGGACGAGCTGACTTCGGGCCAGCGTGAAGCGGTGCTGACGGTCTCGGACGCGGGCATCGGCATATCGCCGGGAGACCAGGAGCACATCTTCGAGCCCTTCTTCACGAAGGGGAAAAAGGGGGGCACGGGGCTGGGACTTGCGACCGTGGCCCGCGCGGTGGAGGACCACCGCGGGACCATCGAGGTGCAAAGCACCCCCGGGCGAGGCACCAGCATCACGGTCCGTCTGCCGCTAGCGCGCCCCGCCTCAGCGTCTCCGCCGGCCCCTCCGCGCGCGCATCGACCGGCGGCTTGA
- a CDS encoding carbonic anhydrase, whose translation MTYSFALRFAGPLLLAGVVSAGACGGAARTTAPPPPPAPDASPSAALSPRTAATALAALEDGNARFMLGRPRHPHEHASFRHRLVGEQKPFATILGCSDSRVPPELLFDEGLGDLFVIRVAGNIVGTDVAASIEYAVDHLKTPLLVVLGHENCGAVTAALHHFHGKMAENAEPPEIMSLLGHIEPGLHHDDPSRPFSEQLHLAVEDNVRHSVKDLLAVQDIRTAVASGRVAVVGAVYDLASGQVRFLSDDLVNPTGTAEEPHEPAAGQRH comes from the coding sequence ATGACGTACTCGTTTGCACTGCGCTTCGCTGGACCCTTGCTCCTGGCTGGCGTCGTGAGCGCCGGTGCTTGCGGCGGTGCTGCACGGACGACAGCCCCGCCGCCCCCTCCTGCCCCGGACGCCTCCCCGTCAGCCGCTCTTTCGCCTCGAACGGCGGCAACGGCGCTTGCGGCCCTGGAAGACGGGAACGCCCGCTTCATGCTCGGGCGGCCCCGCCACCCCCACGAGCACGCGTCGTTCCGCCACCGTCTCGTGGGGGAACAAAAGCCGTTCGCTACCATCCTCGGATGCAGCGACTCCCGTGTGCCGCCGGAGCTGCTCTTCGACGAAGGCTTGGGAGATCTCTTCGTCATCCGTGTGGCAGGAAACATCGTCGGCACCGACGTGGCGGCGAGCATCGAGTACGCGGTCGACCACCTGAAGACACCTTTGCTGGTTGTGCTGGGACACGAGAACTGCGGGGCCGTCACGGCAGCGCTCCACCACTTTCACGGCAAGATGGCCGAAAACGCGGAGCCACCCGAAATCATGTCGCTCCTCGGGCACATCGAACCGGGCTTGCACCACGACGATCCATCTCGTCCCTTTTCGGAACAGCTCCACCTGGCGGTCGAGGACAACGTCCGTCACTCCGTCAAGGACCTGCTCGCCGTCCAGGACATCCGAACGGCCGTGGCGTCGGGGCGTGTCGCCGTGGTGGGGGCCGTCTACGATTTAGCTTCCGGTCAGGTGCGGTTCCTGTCCGATGACCTCGTGAACCCTACCGGGACGGCGGAGGAGCCCCATGAGCCCGCTGCGGGGCAGCGCCACTAG
- a CDS encoding FAD-dependent oxidoreductase, with protein MNDGELSNPRDQRPEVVLVGGGHAHVQVLRGLVTKPIPNVRLTLLVDQPGALYSGMVPGVISGQYTREEATIDLRPLAARAGARLVIGKAVRVDAGAGHIELAGGNFLHYEYASLNVGSVARGPEGQDSPAHAIATRPISELVSRLELALAKLSRETRPSKVCVVGAGAAGVELACAIAARLGATDGGHRIHEVSLIGGGGRPLPGATTRALSRVQAALGRHHIAFCGNTRVRAVDASALTTASGVRLPSDLTIWATGAAAPPVIRDSELPHDARGFVRTDQHLLVEGCSNLFAAGDCATLASAPEKERAGVYAVRAGPILLANLRRRLAGRPLESHRPQSDYLRLLNLADGTALGSKWGLALQGRSVAWLKDRIDRGFVSRFRFDD; from the coding sequence ATGAACGACGGGGAGCTCTCGAACCCGAGGGATCAACGCCCCGAGGTGGTGTTGGTCGGCGGGGGACACGCACACGTTCAGGTCTTGCGCGGGCTGGTCACCAAGCCCATTCCCAACGTGCGGCTCACCCTGTTGGTCGATCAGCCCGGAGCGCTCTACTCGGGCATGGTTCCAGGGGTCATCTCGGGTCAGTACACACGCGAGGAGGCCACCATCGACCTTCGGCCTCTGGCGGCCCGCGCCGGGGCTCGCCTGGTGATCGGCAAGGCCGTTCGGGTCGATGCCGGCGCGGGCCACATCGAACTCGCGGGGGGAAACTTCCTTCACTACGAATACGCCAGTCTCAACGTGGGCTCAGTGGCCAGGGGGCCGGAAGGCCAGGACAGCCCTGCACATGCAATCGCCACACGCCCGATCTCGGAGTTGGTCTCGCGGCTCGAGCTGGCTCTCGCGAAACTTTCTCGAGAAACCCGTCCTTCGAAGGTCTGCGTCGTGGGGGCTGGTGCGGCGGGGGTCGAACTGGCCTGTGCGATCGCAGCCCGGCTCGGCGCGACAGACGGGGGACACCGCATCCACGAGGTGAGCCTCATCGGCGGGGGGGGAAGGCCGCTTCCGGGAGCCACGACGCGGGCGCTCTCGCGCGTGCAAGCCGCGCTCGGACGTCATCACATTGCCTTTTGCGGCAACACCCGCGTGCGCGCGGTGGACGCGTCGGCGTTGACCACGGCGTCAGGTGTCCGCTTGCCTTCGGATCTCACGATCTGGGCCACGGGGGCTGCCGCACCGCCGGTCATTCGTGACTCTGAGCTGCCCCACGATGCCCGCGGCTTCGTGCGCACCGATCAACATCTGCTGGTCGAGGGCTGCTCGAACCTCTTTGCCGCGGGAGATTGCGCCACCTTGGCGAGCGCTCCCGAAAAAGAGCGCGCGGGCGTGTACGCGGTGAGAGCCGGCCCCATCTTGCTCGCCAACTTACGCAGGCGCCTCGCGGGGCGCCCCCTCGAGAGTCATCGCCCCCAGAGCGACTACCTGCGCCTCCTCAATCTGGCGGACGGAACGGCTCTGGGCTCCAAGTGGGGCCTCGCTTTGCAGGGACGATCCGTGGCGTGGCTCAAGGACCGCATCGACCGCGGCTTCGTCTCTCGTTTCCGCTTCGACGATTGA